One Methylomarinovum tepidoasis DNA window includes the following coding sequences:
- the tyrS gene encoding tyrosine--tRNA ligase produces the protein MEQALALIKRGTEEILPQQELVERLRSGRPLRVKAGFDPTAPDLHLGHTVLLNKLKQFQDLGHETIFLIGDFTAMIGDPTGKSQTRPPLTRDEVIENARTYEEQIFKILDPEKTLVMFNSSWMNAMSAADLIQLAGKYTVARMLERDDFSKRYQSGQAIAIHEFLYPLIQGYDSVALRADVELGGTDQKFNLLVGRHLQESYGQKPQVVITLPLLEGLDGVQKMSKSLGNYVGITEPPEEQFGKLMSISDELMWRYFELLSFRPMEEIEDWKRACAEGANPRDFKVRLALEIVARFHGEEAARKALEQFEARFKRGALPEDLETVTVTAPEPEGIGIAHLLREVGLVKSTSEALRMIRQGAVKIDGERVEDPKRVIPPGRIHIFQVGKRRFAKVEVVR, from the coding sequence GTGGAACAGGCGCTGGCGCTGATCAAGCGTGGAACCGAGGAAATCCTGCCGCAGCAGGAGCTGGTCGAGCGGCTTCGCAGCGGCCGGCCGCTCAGGGTCAAGGCCGGCTTCGACCCCACCGCCCCGGATCTGCATCTGGGCCACACGGTGCTGCTCAACAAGCTCAAGCAGTTCCAGGATCTGGGCCACGAAACCATCTTCCTCATCGGCGACTTCACCGCCATGATCGGCGATCCCACCGGCAAGAGCCAGACCCGCCCGCCCCTGACCCGCGACGAGGTGATCGAGAACGCCCGCACCTACGAAGAACAGATCTTCAAGATCCTCGACCCGGAGAAAACCCTGGTGATGTTCAACTCCAGCTGGATGAACGCCATGAGCGCTGCCGACCTGATCCAGCTGGCGGGCAAATACACCGTGGCGCGGATGCTCGAGCGCGACGATTTCAGCAAGCGTTACCAAAGCGGCCAGGCCATCGCCATCCACGAATTCCTCTACCCCCTGATCCAGGGCTACGATTCGGTCGCCCTCAGGGCCGACGTGGAGCTGGGCGGCACCGATCAGAAGTTCAACCTGCTGGTGGGCCGCCACCTGCAGGAGAGCTACGGCCAAAAGCCCCAGGTGGTCATCACCCTGCCGCTCCTGGAGGGGCTCGACGGGGTGCAGAAGATGTCCAAGTCCCTGGGCAACTACGTCGGCATCACCGAACCGCCGGAAGAACAGTTCGGCAAGCTGATGTCGATTTCCGACGAACTGATGTGGCGCTACTTCGAGCTCCTCAGCTTCCGTCCCATGGAAGAAATCGAAGACTGGAAGCGGGCCTGCGCCGAGGGGGCCAACCCCCGCGACTTCAAGGTCAGGCTGGCGCTGGAGATCGTCGCCCGTTTCCACGGTGAGGAAGCCGCACGCAAGGCGCTGGAGCAGTTCGAGGCCCGCTTCAAGCGCGGCGCGCTGCCGGAGGATCTGGAAACCGTGACCGTGACGGCTCCGGAACCGGAAGGCATCGGCATCGCCCACCTGCTGCGGGAGGTCGGACTGGTGAAAAGCACCTCCGAGGCGCTGCGGATGATCCGGCAGGGGGCGGTCAAGATCGACGGCGAGCGGGTGGAGGATCCCAAAAGGGTGATTCCGCCGGGCCGGATCCATATCTTTCAGGTGGGTAAACGGCGTTTTGCCAAAGTGGAGGTGGTGCGATGA
- the erpA gene encoding iron-sulfur cluster insertion protein ErpA, with product MSTTETPIVFTDSAAAKVAELLAEEENPDLKLRVYITGGGCSGFQYGFTFDADQAEDDTVIEKNGVQVLIDSMSIQYLKGAEIDYKDDLSGARFVIRNPNARTTCGCGSSFSV from the coding sequence ATGTCAACCACCGAAACACCGATCGTGTTCACCGACAGCGCCGCCGCCAAGGTGGCGGAACTTCTGGCCGAGGAGGAAAATCCGGACCTGAAGCTGCGGGTTTACATCACCGGTGGCGGTTGTTCCGGGTTCCAGTATGGTTTCACCTTCGACGCCGACCAGGCCGAGGATGACACCGTGATCGAAAAGAACGGCGTCCAGGTGCTGATCGATTCCATGAGCATCCAGTATCTCAAGGGCGCCGAGATCGACTACAAGGACGATCTCTCCGGGGCCCGCTTCGTCATCCGCAATCCCAACGCCAGGACCACCTGCGGCTGCGGTTCGTCGTTCTCGGTCTAG
- a CDS encoding anhydro-N-acetylmuramic acid kinase: protein MSDRYIGLMAGTSLDGVDAVLAEIRGDRDIRTLAWHYHPFGAELRATLQRHCFGDQIPLPLLGELDAWLGETFARAALALLREAGIPPHKIRAIGSHGQTLHHGPDARHPYTLQIGDPNRIAALTGITTVADFRRRDIAVGGQGAPLVPAFHRAVFSQPGEDRAVLNLGGIANLTLLPGDGRPVTGFDTGPGNTLLDAWFRRHHPQGQWDEAGRWAALGTCNPALLRRLLTDPYFQRRPPKSTGPERFSLEWLAGHLRDFPDLPPEDVQASLIELTAVSAIDALRRTLPEASRLLVCGGGVHNPVLMAALAWHSPCPVTTTVACGIDPDQVEALAFAWLAWRTLAGKPGNLPSVTGAREEVILGAVYPA, encoded by the coding sequence GTGAGCGACCGCTACATCGGGCTGATGGCCGGCACCAGCCTCGACGGCGTCGATGCGGTGCTGGCCGAGATCCGCGGCGACCGCGACATCCGCACCCTCGCCTGGCATTACCATCCCTTCGGGGCGGAACTGCGCGCCACGCTGCAGCGCCATTGCTTCGGCGACCAAATCCCCCTTCCCCTGCTGGGGGAGCTCGATGCCTGGCTGGGGGAGACCTTCGCCCGGGCGGCGCTGGCCCTGCTGCGCGAGGCCGGCATTCCTCCTCACAAAATCCGCGCCATCGGCAGCCACGGCCAGACCCTGCATCACGGCCCTGACGCCCGCCACCCCTACACGCTGCAGATCGGCGACCCCAACCGCATCGCCGCGCTCACCGGCATCACCACCGTGGCCGACTTCCGCCGCCGCGACATCGCCGTCGGCGGCCAGGGCGCCCCGCTGGTGCCGGCGTTCCATCGCGCCGTTTTCTCTCAACCGGGCGAGGACCGCGCGGTCCTCAACCTGGGGGGCATCGCCAACCTCACCCTGCTGCCGGGAGACGGACGGCCGGTCACCGGCTTCGACACCGGCCCCGGCAACACCCTGCTCGATGCCTGGTTCCGCCGCCATCATCCACAGGGCCAGTGGGACGAGGCCGGCCGCTGGGCGGCACTGGGAACCTGCAACCCGGCCCTGTTGCGGCGTCTGCTAACCGACCCCTACTTCCAGCGCCGGCCGCCGAAAAGCACCGGCCCGGAACGTTTCTCCCTGGAATGGCTGGCGGGGCATCTGCGCGACTTTCCTGACCTGCCTCCCGAGGACGTGCAGGCCAGCCTGATCGAGCTGACCGCCGTCAGCGCCATCGACGCCCTGCGCCGGACCCTGCCGGAGGCATCCCGGCTGCTGGTGTGCGGCGGCGGGGTGCACAATCCCGTCCTGATGGCGGCCCTGGCCTGGCACAGCCCCTGCCCGGTCACGACCACCGTCGCCTGCGGCATCGACCCGGACCAGGTGGAAGCGCTGGCCTTCGCCTGGCTGGCCTGGCGGACCCTGGCGGGAAAGCCGGGCAACCTGCCGTCGGTGACCGGCGCCCGTGAGGAAGTGATTCTGGGGGCGGTCTATCCGGCCTAG
- a CDS encoding peptidoglycan DD-metalloendopeptidase family protein encodes MATILNPKYLLAMLGALMIAAAGLDFWEMQTLRTPTVPAAKEDSQAAADLLLPPAPTTPIEKPQASWVEHRIARGDTLAAIFARHGIDARHLRRLLTADDPLAKTLTQLYPGRTLKFLVTADGTLEKLVYERSRMERLEATPTATGFAIEKILEHPLRELRHARGTIDSTLYEAGHQAGLSDKLIMALTGIFGWDIDFARSIRPGDRFQILYEKLRLDGEVIGDGPIIAAEFVNQGKIYRAVRFVHPDGHVDYYTPEGRPLRKAFLRTPVKSARISSRFNLHRRHPVLHRIRAHKGVDYAAPIGTPVHATGDGRVVFRGWKGGYGRVVILDHGRGYTTLYAHLHRFGKFKQGSRVRQGDVIGYIGKSGLATGPHLHYEFRIRGVHRDPLTVPLPDSRPLPAGLRTAFEQQAAPLLAELEKPPPQSLARTETKR; translated from the coding sequence ATGGCCACGATTCTCAATCCCAAATACCTGCTCGCCATGCTCGGCGCCCTCATGATCGCCGCCGCCGGCCTGGATTTCTGGGAGATGCAAACCCTGCGAACGCCAACGGTTCCGGCGGCAAAGGAAGACAGCCAGGCAGCGGCCGATCTCCTGCTCCCTCCGGCGCCGACCACACCCATCGAGAAGCCACAGGCGAGCTGGGTGGAACACCGTATCGCCCGGGGGGACACCCTGGCGGCCATCTTCGCCCGTCACGGCATCGACGCGCGCCACCTCCGGCGGTTGCTGACCGCCGACGATCCCCTGGCCAAAACCCTGACTCAGCTCTATCCAGGGCGGACGCTGAAATTCCTGGTGACGGCCGACGGCACCCTGGAGAAGCTGGTCTATGAACGCAGCCGCATGGAGCGGCTGGAGGCCACGCCGACGGCGACCGGCTTCGCCATAGAAAAGATCCTCGAACACCCCTTAAGGGAGCTGCGCCACGCCCGCGGCACCATCGACTCGACCCTGTACGAAGCGGGTCACCAGGCCGGTCTGAGCGACAAGCTCATCATGGCGCTGACCGGAATCTTCGGCTGGGACATCGACTTCGCCCGCAGCATCCGTCCGGGCGACCGTTTCCAGATCCTCTACGAGAAGCTCCGCCTGGACGGGGAGGTCATCGGCGACGGCCCCATCATCGCCGCCGAGTTCGTCAACCAGGGCAAGATTTACCGCGCCGTCCGCTTCGTCCACCCCGACGGCCACGTCGATTACTACACCCCGGAAGGCCGCCCTCTGCGCAAGGCGTTCCTGCGCACCCCCGTCAAGTCAGCCCGCATCAGTTCCCGCTTCAACCTCCACCGCCGCCATCCGGTGCTGCACCGCATCCGCGCCCACAAAGGCGTGGACTACGCCGCCCCCATCGGCACCCCGGTGCACGCCACCGGCGACGGTAGGGTCGTCTTCCGCGGCTGGAAGGGCGGTTACGGGCGGGTCGTCATTCTCGACCACGGCCGCGGTTACACCACCCTTTACGCCCACCTGCACCGCTTCGGCAAGTTCAAGCAGGGCAGCCGGGTCCGCCAGGGGGACGTCATCGGTTACATCGGCAAGTCGGGGCTGGCCACAGGGCCGCACCTACACTACGAATTCCGCATCAGGGGCGTCCACCGCGATCCCCTGACCGTCCCCCTGCCCGACAGCCGTCCGCTGCCCGCCGGCCTGCGGACGGCTTTCGAGCAGCAGGCCGCCCCCCTGCTGGCGGAACTGGAAAAACCGCCCCCCCAGTCCCTGGCCCGGACCGAAACCAAACGGTGA
- the argC gene encoding N-acetyl-gamma-glutamyl-phosphate reductase has translation MIKAAVVGGTGYTGVELMRILARHPQAELALVTSRGDAGKAVAEVYPNLRGVVDLAFQPPEPELLAQADVIFFATPNGTAMQYAPALLDRGRVVIDLAADFRLKDPQVWEQWYGQPHACPELLASAVYGLPEVNRSQIKKARLIACPGCYPTAVQLGFLPLLHHQLIERQGLVADCKSGVSGAGRQAQVATLMAETGEGFKAYAVPGHRHLPEIRQGLQALAGKPVALTFVPHLAPMIRGIHATLYARLREEADLQALYERHYAREPFVEVLPAGSHPDTVDVRGANRCQIAVHRPGGGDVVVVLAVIDNLVKGAAGQAVQNMNLVFGLPETAGLEMAGLYP, from the coding sequence ATGATCAAAGCGGCAGTGGTCGGCGGCACCGGTTACACCGGTGTCGAGCTGATGCGGATTCTGGCCCGCCATCCCCAGGCGGAGCTGGCGCTGGTGACCTCCCGCGGGGATGCGGGCAAGGCGGTGGCCGAGGTCTATCCCAACCTGCGCGGCGTGGTGGATTTGGCCTTCCAGCCGCCGGAACCGGAGCTTCTGGCCCAGGCCGACGTGATTTTCTTCGCCACCCCCAACGGCACCGCCATGCAGTACGCCCCGGCACTGCTGGACCGCGGCCGGGTGGTGATCGACCTGGCGGCCGACTTCCGCCTGAAGGACCCGCAGGTCTGGGAACAGTGGTACGGTCAGCCCCACGCCTGTCCCGAGCTGCTGGCGTCTGCGGTGTACGGCCTGCCGGAGGTCAACCGCAGCCAGATCAAGAAGGCCCGCCTGATCGCCTGTCCCGGCTGCTATCCCACCGCGGTGCAGCTGGGCTTTCTGCCGCTGCTGCACCACCAGCTGATCGAGCGCCAGGGGTTGGTCGCCGACTGCAAATCCGGGGTTTCCGGCGCCGGCCGCCAGGCCCAGGTGGCGACCCTGATGGCGGAAACCGGGGAAGGCTTCAAGGCGTATGCCGTGCCGGGCCACCGCCACCTGCCGGAGATCCGTCAGGGGCTGCAGGCCCTGGCCGGCAAGCCGGTGGCGCTGACCTTCGTTCCCCACCTGGCGCCGATGATCCGCGGCATCCACGCCACTCTCTACGCCCGCCTGCGTGAGGAGGCCGATCTCCAGGCCCTCTACGAGCGCCACTATGCCCGCGAGCCGTTCGTGGAAGTGTTGCCCGCAGGCAGCCATCCCGACACCGTCGACGTGCGCGGCGCCAACCGTTGCCAGATCGCCGTCCACCGTCCCGGCGGCGGCGACGTGGTGGTGGTGCTGGCGGTGATCGACAACCTGGTCAAGGGCGCGGCGGGCCAGGCGGTGCAGAACATGAACCTGGTGTTCGGCCTGCCGGAAACGGCGGGACTGGAGATGGCGGGGCTGTATCCTTAG
- a CDS encoding transposase has translation MARFEAARQLYNACLGEALRRLDRMRSSRDWQAAQQIPREQKQARRAAFDGLQQRFGFSAHAIEAYGTACKNACWIGDHLDAHVTQKTALRAFNAVEQYRLGKRGRPRFKGRIKALQSVEGKSNAAGIRWRGDRVEWKGVVLRPLFDRKDKHGVQTFALQCRVKYVRLVWRQLRGRRRWYVQLVLEGRPKWKDKHPIGEGDVGLDIGPSTIAAVGEEEALLEPFCPSVEYLGRKIRRIQRAMDRSRRATNPDNYHPDGTVKKGPQRWVHSHGYLRLQAELRELQRRMAEARKTEHGRLANRLMAMGRVFKTEAVSIRAWQKRFGRSIRDRAPSLFLNRLNRKAESAGGRLETFPTRTTRLSQVCHHCGSVEKKPLSQRIHACGCGVVMQRDLYSAFLARCVEGEALHVGLARERWPGAEPLLRAAWRRATCDGKGKVPATFGAFRRQSGSSEEGGTAKVEASIPGRDGREAAVVPARTPCL, from the coding sequence ATGGCCCGCTTCGAGGCGGCAAGGCAGCTGTACAACGCCTGCCTGGGGGAGGCCCTGCGGCGGTTGGACCGGATGCGGTCCTCCAGGGATTGGCAGGCGGCCCAGCAGATACCCAGGGAGCAGAAGCAGGCAAGGCGGGCGGCGTTCGACGGGCTGCAACAGCGTTTCGGTTTCAGCGCCCATGCCATCGAGGCGTATGGCACGGCCTGCAAGAATGCCTGCTGGATTGGCGATCATCTCGACGCTCACGTCACCCAGAAGACAGCCCTCCGGGCCTTCAACGCGGTGGAGCAGTACCGCTTAGGCAAGCGGGGCCGGCCCCGGTTCAAGGGCCGGATCAAGGCGCTGCAATCGGTCGAAGGCAAGAGCAACGCGGCAGGCATCCGCTGGCGCGGCGACCGGGTGGAATGGAAGGGAGTGGTGCTGCGCCCCCTGTTCGACCGTAAGGACAAGCATGGTGTGCAAACCTTCGCCCTGCAATGCCGGGTCAAGTACGTCCGGCTGGTGTGGCGCCAGCTTCGGGGGCGGCGGCGCTGGTACGTCCAGCTGGTGCTGGAAGGCCGGCCCAAGTGGAAGGACAAGCACCCCATCGGCGAAGGCGACGTGGGCCTGGACATCGGCCCCTCCACCATCGCCGCGGTGGGGGAAGAAGAAGCCCTGCTGGAACCCTTCTGCCCCTCGGTCGAATATCTGGGCAGGAAGATCCGGCGGATTCAACGGGCCATGGACCGCTCCCGGCGGGCCACCAACCCCGACAACTACCACCCGGATGGGACGGTCAAGAAAGGCCCCCAGCGCTGGGTCCATTCCCACGGCTATCTGAGGCTCCAGGCCGAGCTTCGGGAATTGCAGCGCCGTATGGCAGAAGCCCGCAAGACCGAACACGGCCGGCTGGCCAATAGGCTCATGGCTATGGGACGGGTCTTCAAGACCGAAGCCGTCTCCATCCGGGCCTGGCAAAAGCGCTTCGGGCGCAGTATCCGCGACCGGGCGCCGTCCCTGTTTCTGAACCGGCTGAACCGCAAGGCTGAAAGCGCCGGCGGGAGGCTGGAAACCTTTCCGACCCGCACCACCCGGTTGAGCCAGGTGTGCCACCACTGCGGGTCGGTCGAGAAAAAGCCCCTCTCCCAACGCATCCACGCCTGCGGGTGTGGTGTTGTCATGCAACGCGACCTCTACAGCGCGTTTCTGGCCCGCTGCGTTGAAGGAGAGGCCCTCCACGTGGGGCTGGCGCGCGAGCGCTGGCCGGGTGCGGAACCGCTCCTTCGGGCGGCGTGGAGGCGAGCAACCTGCGATGGCAAGGGCAAGGTTCCTGCCACCTTCGGGGCTTTTCGGAGGCAGAGCGGGTCGTCCGAAGAAGGTGGGACAGCCAAAGTCGAGGCTTCCATTCCCGGAAGGGATGGAAGAGAGGCGGCGGTGGTTCCCGCCAGAACCCCCTGCCTTTAG